The following coding sequences are from one Ignavibacteria bacterium window:
- a CDS encoding glycosyltransferase family 2 protein: MATISVCIIAHNEQEHLQKTLESVSWANEIIVVDCDSADDTVRIAKHFTQNIFHRPNLSNLNENKNFSFAQATSEWILCLDADEQIPADLRQEIQSLLKAGNYCDGYFIKRKNYCFGTWLRYGGQYPDRQLRLFRKGKGIFPAVHVHERIHITGSVGVLTYPFEHHPYNSVSQYIRKMDFYTTFEAEKIREAFRIPKLFVALRYFCFRPVRRFISRYFLKCGFLDGVAGFIACFFDAVAQVISYAKFYFNK, encoded by the coding sequence ATGGCAACGATTTCCGTTTGTATCATTGCTCATAACGAACAGGAACATTTGCAAAAAACTCTTGAAAGTGTTTCTTGGGCGAATGAAATCATCGTTGTTGATTGCGATTCTGCCGATGATACGGTTCGCATTGCAAAACATTTCACGCAAAACATATTTCATCGTCCTAATCTTTCGAACTTGAATGAAAATAAAAATTTTAGTTTTGCGCAGGCAACAAGTGAATGGATTCTGTGCCTTGATGCGGATGAACAAATTCCTGCGGATTTGCGTCAAGAAATTCAGTCATTGCTAAAAGCAGGAAATTATTGTGACGGTTATTTCATAAAACGAAAAAATTATTGTTTCGGAACGTGGCTTCGTTATGGTGGACAGTATCCTGATAGACAGTTGCGTTTGTTTCGAAAAGGAAAAGGAATATTCCCAGCTGTTCACGTTCACGAACGTATACATATTACCGGTTCAGTAGGAGTATTAACTTATCCTTTTGAACATCATCCGTATAACTCGGTTTCGCAATATATCAGGAAAATGGATTTTTACACAACGTTTGAAGCGGAAAAAATTCGAGAAGCATTTCGAATTCCGAAATTGTTTGTTGCGCTGAGATATTTTTGCTTTCGACCGGTGCGAAGATTTATCAGCAGATATTTTTTGAAATGTGGATTTCTTGATGGCGTTGCAGGTTTTATTGCGTGTTTTTTTGACGCAGTAGCGCAAGTGATTAGTTATGCAAAGTTTTATTTTAATAAATAA
- a CDS encoding DUF1844 domain-containing protein, whose translation MENQEKNSILFFQLVYSLQMAGMQQLGKIKNPMTDTIERNLQEAELTIDMLEMLHMKTQGNISEDEEKILLAMLQDLKLNYVDEKAKGESS comes from the coding sequence ATGGAAAATCAAGAAAAAAACTCTATACTATTTTTTCAATTAGTGTATTCATTGCAAATGGCGGGAATGCAACAATTAGGGAAAATAAAAAATCCCATGACGGATACGATAGAACGGAATTTACAGGAAGCAGAATTGACCATCGATATGTTGGAAATGCTTCACATGAAAACTCAAGGAAATATTTCCGAAGACGAAGAAAAAATTCTTTTAGCAATGCTTCAGGATTTGAAATTAAATTACGTTGATGAAAAAGCGAAAGGAGAATCGTCGTGA
- a CDS encoding NAD(+) kinase gives MNIGIMGNKMKKELSVVLSVLIQSLESHNVRIIADEELRELLMGIQRADEVDFVPLKNISRKCDLLITIGGDGTILNAAKIVGNSNVPILGINLGKLGFLAEISLHELEEMLEEFFSDKYSIDERVVLTAKNTFTNAVVFAMNDIVVDKGASFRIIDIDAFVDNDYLGTFAADGIIVATSTGSTAYSLASSGPIIIPSCESLVITLISPHNLTTRPIVVPLKSEIRLKVLQPHNPVHLVADGKNEQFFSPPIEFSISLAKHRIRLIKKIGHSYFDTLRTKLMWGKRYSQDSRI, from the coding sequence GTGAACATCGGAATAATGGGAAATAAAATGAAGAAAGAACTTTCAGTGGTACTTTCCGTCTTGATTCAATCGTTAGAATCACATAACGTGCGAATAATTGCCGATGAAGAATTACGAGAATTATTGATGGGTATTCAACGCGCGGATGAGGTTGATTTTGTTCCATTGAAGAATATATCACGAAAATGCGATTTGCTCATAACTATTGGCGGCGATGGAACGATTTTAAACGCCGCAAAGATTGTTGGAAATTCAAACGTACCAATTTTAGGAATCAATCTTGGTAAACTCGGTTTTCTTGCGGAGATTTCATTGCATGAATTAGAAGAAATGCTTGAAGAATTTTTTTCAGATAAATATTCTATTGATGAACGTGTTGTGTTGACTGCCAAGAATACTTTCACGAACGCAGTTGTCTTTGCGATGAACGATATCGTCGTTGATAAAGGTGCAAGTTTCAGAATAATAGATATTGATGCGTTTGTAGATAACGATTATTTAGGAACGTTTGCCGCTGATGGAATTATCGTTGCAACATCAACCGGCTCGACTGCATATTCACTTGCATCGAGCGGACCCATCATTATTCCTTCGTGTGAATCATTAGTGATAACGTTGATTTCCCCTCATAATTTAACTACTCGACCGATTGTTGTTCCGTTGAAGAGTGAAATTCGGTTAAAAGTTTTGCAACCGCATAATCCTGTTCATCTTGTTGCCGATGGAAAAAATGAACAGTTTTTTTCCCCGCCGATTGAATTTAGCATTTCTCTCGCAAAGCACCGTATTAGATTGATAAAAAAAATCGGACATAGTTATTTTGATACGCTTCGAACCAAACTTATGTGGGGAAAACGCTATTCTCAGGATTCGAGAATATAA
- the rpsU gene encoding 30S ribosomal protein S21, whose translation MVGIVITENENIDKALRRFKKKYERSGVLKEFRKRTVFLKPSDQRKVDKNRAIRRQQRIQMEME comes from the coding sequence TTGGTAGGTATCGTTATTACAGAAAATGAAAATATTGATAAAGCATTACGACGTTTCAAAAAGAAATATGAACGTTCTGGCGTTCTTAAAGAATTTAGAAAACGTACGGTTTTTTTGAAACCTTCAGACCAAAGAAAGGTTGATAAAAATAGGGCAATACGGAGACAACAGCGCATTCAAATGGAAATGGAGTAG
- a CDS encoding proline--tRNA ligase, translating to MRLSQNFFPTLKEIPSEAQIPSHQLMMRAALMRPLAAGIYSFLPLGYRVLQKIMNIIREEMNAIGGQEFHLPALNPIEIWEETGRVQAFGDILFHIKNRPLVLAPTHEEIICHIAKNHLKSYKELPQIWYQIQTKFRNEPRPRSGVLRGRQFTMKDSYSLDYTWEGLDKSYNLHAEAYKKIFYRCGLKFFIVGASSGAMGGSGSQEFLLESAEGGEDSAVLCDHCGYAANLEVAVSNAKKIERLTESKIHEQLFTPNIKTIKQLAEFLKTDTTRLAKSLVYNVQGKPTLILMCGTDQLNEAKLTKALGGEFRAYSDEELFEHTGANAGSIGPIGLKNFSIIADKRLEHANELISGANKNDFHLAHIDLERDVQVNNYADLRVVEAGESCVHCGTMLRIVNAIELGHIFKLGTKYADAVHATVLNEEGKEVLIIMGSYGIGVERIAACHIEQNHDANGIIWDKAIAPFLIHLIAVNAENENVIAAANTLYKDLALQNIEVLYDDRISISPGFKFKDADLLGMPLQIIIGERNLKNGNVEIKIRKTGERIIIALENLLSFVKDFSHR from the coding sequence ATGCGATTATCACAAAACTTTTTCCCGACACTTAAAGAAATTCCATCCGAAGCGCAAATTCCAAGTCATCAACTCATGATGCGAGCCGCATTAATGCGTCCGCTTGCCGCAGGAATATATTCTTTTCTTCCGCTCGGTTATCGCGTACTACAAAAAATAATGAACATAATTCGCGAAGAGATGAACGCAATTGGCGGACAGGAATTTCATTTGCCCGCACTGAATCCAATTGAGATCTGGGAAGAAACAGGTCGTGTGCAAGCATTTGGCGATATACTTTTTCATATCAAGAATCGTCCGCTGGTTCTTGCGCCAACACACGAAGAAATTATTTGCCACATTGCAAAAAATCATCTCAAATCATATAAAGAACTTCCGCAAATCTGGTATCAAATCCAAACAAAGTTTCGCAACGAGCCGCGTCCGCGTTCGGGCGTCTTGCGCGGAAGACAATTTACTATGAAAGATTCGTACTCACTTGATTACACGTGGGAAGGTTTAGACAAGAGTTACAACTTACACGCAGAAGCGTATAAAAAAATTTTTTATCGCTGTGGATTGAAATTTTTTATCGTTGGAGCATCGAGCGGTGCAATGGGAGGGAGCGGTTCACAGGAATTCCTTCTTGAATCTGCTGAAGGCGGAGAAGATTCTGCAGTGTTGTGCGATCATTGCGGTTACGCAGCGAACCTTGAAGTTGCAGTTTCCAATGCAAAAAAAATAGAACGACTCACTGAAAGTAAAATACACGAGCAATTGTTCACGCCAAATATCAAAACGATTAAGCAACTTGCTGAGTTTTTGAAAACAGATACGACAAGGTTAGCAAAATCACTTGTGTACAATGTTCAGGGAAAACCGACGTTAATTTTAATGTGCGGAACTGACCAACTCAATGAAGCGAAACTGACAAAAGCACTCGGTGGAGAATTTCGTGCGTACAGCGATGAAGAACTCTTTGAACATACTGGCGCAAATGCCGGCTCGATTGGTCCAATCGGATTGAAAAATTTTTCCATCATTGCAGATAAACGGCTTGAACACGCAAACGAACTCATCAGCGGCGCAAACAAAAACGATTTCCATCTCGCGCATATTGATTTGGAAAGAGATGTGCAAGTTAATAATTACGCAGATTTACGAGTCGTAGAAGCAGGAGAATCCTGTGTTCATTGCGGTACAATGCTTCGCATCGTCAACGCAATTGAACTTGGACACATTTTTAAACTCGGAACAAAATATGCCGATGCAGTGCACGCAACAGTTCTGAACGAAGAAGGAAAAGAAGTGCTAATTATTATGGGAAGTTACGGTATCGGAGTTGAAAGAATTGCGGCGTGTCATATCGAGCAAAACCACGATGCAAACGGAATTATCTGGGATAAAGCGATTGCGCCGTTTCTTATTCATCTTATAGCAGTGAACGCAGAAAATGAAAACGTGATTGCCGCCGCTAATACATTGTATAAAGACTTGGCTCTTCAAAACATTGAAGTTCTTTACGACGACAGAATTTCAATTTCTCCAGGATTTAAATTCAAAGATGCAGATTTACTCGGAATGCCGTTACAAATAATCATCGGCGAGAGAAATTTGAAAAACGGGAATGTAGAAATCAAAATTCGGAAAACTGGTGAAAGAATAATTATAGCACTAGAGAACTTACTTTCTTTTGTCAAAGATTTTTCACATCGTTGA
- the mazG gene encoding nucleoside triphosphate pyrophosphohydrolase produces the protein MHIKEFEKFVEIVRRLRKDCPWDREQTHTSIRHNLLEETYETIEAIEHNDLQELRKELGDLLLHVVLHSVIAEETNEFSLQEVIAKESEKLIHRHPHVFGEVEVLDAKEVKQNWERLKMQEGRNSILDGIPKELPALQRSYRLQDKAGKVGFEWNNKEDAWKKFEEELGEFHEAVDKGKYDEIEDEFGDLLFTLVNYARYINVQPENSLRGTCEKFITRFQFIERELKKRGKDIYQSSLEEMDALWNEAKKHQSK, from the coding sequence ATGCACATAAAAGAATTTGAAAAATTTGTTGAAATAGTTCGACGCTTAAGAAAAGACTGTCCTTGGGATAGAGAGCAAACACACACTTCGATTCGGCATAATTTGCTTGAGGAAACATACGAAACTATCGAAGCAATCGAACATAACGATTTGCAAGAATTAAGAAAGGAGTTAGGTGATTTACTTCTACACGTTGTTCTCCATTCAGTAATCGCGGAAGAAACAAATGAGTTTTCGTTGCAAGAAGTCATTGCAAAAGAAAGTGAAAAACTTATTCATCGGCATCCGCACGTGTTTGGAGAAGTTGAAGTATTAGATGCAAAGGAAGTAAAACAAAATTGGGAACGATTGAAAATGCAAGAGGGAAGAAATTCTATTCTCGATGGCATTCCTAAAGAACTTCCAGCGTTACAGCGTTCGTATCGTTTGCAGGACAAAGCAGGAAAAGTTGGTTTTGAATGGAACAATAAAGAAGATGCGTGGAAAAAATTTGAGGAAGAACTTGGTGAATTTCACGAAGCCGTGGACAAAGGAAAGTACGATGAAATTGAAGATGAGTTTGGCGATTTGCTTTTCACTCTTGTCAACTATGCTCGTTACATCAATGTTCAACCGGAAAATTCTTTGCGTGGAACGTGTGAAAAATTTATTACACGTTTTCAGTTCATTGAAAGAGAATTAAAGAAGCGGGGAAAAGATATATATCAAAGTTCTTTGGAAGAAATGGATGCACTGTGGAATGAAGCAAAGAAGCATCAATCGAAATAA
- a CDS encoding PhoH family protein — MAEKKIKIPNVDMLSLIGVNDANLKTIEEHFGANIVVRGDTITIQGDNQQIEHIEKIFKELTYILNKNGELHTSDVETVIDLILVNGDGAIPKNIAATLQQNELDNVVLYTRNGIIKAKTPRQREYLRTAKVNDIVFAIGPAGTGKTYLAVALAVAALKNHEVTKIILARPAVEAGESLGFLPGDLQEKVNPYLRPLYDALNDMIPFDKLKTYIEKQVIEIAPLAYMRGRTLNNAFVILDEAQNATSMQMKMCLTRLGINSKAIITGDITQIDLPSKITSGLVEIRNILKNIDGVAYVYFDKSDVVRHRLVKEILNAYEKHYNGKKEGE, encoded by the coding sequence TTGGCAGAAAAAAAGATAAAGATTCCCAATGTAGATATGCTTTCGTTAATCGGTGTGAACGATGCAAATCTCAAAACCATCGAAGAGCATTTCGGTGCAAATATTGTCGTGCGCGGTGATACAATTACCATTCAGGGAGATAATCAGCAAATTGAACACATAGAAAAAATATTTAAAGAACTCACGTACATTTTAAATAAAAATGGAGAACTTCACACTAGCGATGTAGAAACCGTTATTGATTTGATTCTTGTAAACGGTGATGGAGCAATTCCCAAAAATATTGCCGCAACATTGCAACAAAATGAACTCGATAATGTTGTTCTCTATACTCGCAACGGAATTATAAAAGCAAAAACTCCAAGACAACGAGAATATTTGCGAACAGCGAAAGTAAATGATATTGTCTTTGCTATTGGTCCTGCCGGAACTGGAAAAACATATTTAGCCGTTGCGCTTGCAGTAGCGGCATTGAAAAATCACGAAGTCACAAAAATTATTCTTGCTCGTCCTGCTGTGGAAGCGGGAGAAAGTTTAGGATTCCTTCCGGGTGATTTGCAAGAAAAAGTAAATCCGTATTTGCGACCGTTGTATGATGCGCTCAATGATATGATTCCGTTCGATAAACTGAAAACATACATTGAAAAACAGGTTATTGAAATCGCGCCACTTGCGTATATGCGAGGAAGAACGTTAAACAATGCTTTTGTCATTTTAGATGAAGCGCAAAATGCAACAAGTATGCAAATGAAAATGTGTTTAACGCGATTGGGAATAAACTCGAAAGCGATTATTACGGGTGATATTACACAAATAGATTTACCATCAAAAATAACCTCTGGTTTGGTGGAGATTCGAAATATTTTGAAAAATATTGATGGTGTTGCGTACGTGTATTTCGATAAAAGCGATGTCGTGCGCCATCGTTTAGTAAAAGAAATTCTCAACGCATACGAAAAACATTACAATGGAAAAAAAGAAGGCGAATGA
- a CDS encoding LysM peptidoglycan-binding domain-containing protein has product MKTLFNLFTIFSLSFTLVFAQDEPLTKEEWQKQITEFTSKRDAAKSQLDKLHKDIEDLSAQSIELDADIIAAENTLFEMYGMTRAEVEAFDKELTKHETRIQELMHISDEELLKYKDEILNTIKRVDEMASMKVAQLPRFANRISSLKDNIANLMRSSSGAPLFSEEKTYIVGTWAKNRDCLWNIAKKPDIYANAWMWPKIWQGNREQIQNPDIIYPKQKLKIPEGKSLTKEEKSAANKYYSKKVKNF; this is encoded by the coding sequence ATGAAAACACTTTTCAATTTATTTACTATTTTTTCGTTGTCATTTACTCTTGTATTTGCGCAAGATGAGCCGTTAACAAAAGAAGAATGGCAAAAACAAATAACCGAATTTACTTCAAAACGCGACGCTGCAAAATCGCAACTTGATAAACTCCATAAAGACATTGAGGATTTAAGTGCTCAGTCAATAGAATTAGACGCAGATATTATTGCGGCGGAAAATACATTATTTGAAATGTACGGAATGACCCGCGCTGAAGTAGAAGCCTTCGATAAAGAACTGACAAAACACGAAACTCGTATCCAAGAACTTATGCATATTTCTGATGAAGAATTATTGAAATATAAAGACGAAATTCTAAACACAATAAAACGCGTGGATGAAATGGCAAGTATGAAAGTTGCTCAACTTCCTCGATTTGCAAATCGAATTTCCTCGCTGAAAGATAATATTGCGAATTTGATGCGTTCATCATCCGGCGCACCACTTTTTTCAGAAGAAAAAACATACATCGTTGGTACGTGGGCAAAAAACCGCGATTGTCTATGGAATATTGCAAAGAAACCTGATATTTATGCAAATGCGTGGATGTGGCCCAAAATCTGGCAAGGAAACCGTGAACAAATTCAAAACCCGGATATTATTTACCCAAAACAAAAACTGAAAATTCCTGAAGGAAAATCTCTGACGAAAGAAGAAAAATCTGCTGCTAACAAGTATTACAGCAAAAAGGTAAAGAATTTTTAA
- the radC gene encoding DNA repair protein RadC, which produces MKNNLTVKETPIYLTIKEWNEGERPREKLLKLGEESLSVAELLAILIRSGFRGSNALDIAKFLTQDRSLLQLSKLRVADLRNTKVAVSSKGKDIYLGETRATILKAAFELSNRIKGEKRAGDKKIFTPVHIFEHFYGRLAHLQHEEFHVLLLDSANNYISDKRITQGILNASLVHPREVFSIAVSERAASIVLVHNHPSGNTEPSSDDIRITKQLVEAGKIMEILVHDHVIIAGDSYTSFAERRLI; this is translated from the coding sequence ATGAAAAATAATTTGACCGTGAAGGAAACACCGATTTATCTTACGATAAAAGAATGGAACGAAGGTGAACGACCAAGAGAAAAACTACTCAAACTTGGTGAAGAATCGCTTTCTGTCGCTGAATTACTTGCAATTCTCATTCGGAGCGGATTTAGAGGTTCCAACGCCCTTGATATCGCAAAATTTTTAACTCAAGACCGTTCACTTTTGCAATTGTCGAAACTGCGAGTTGCTGACCTGAGAAATACAAAAGTTGCTGTTTCATCGAAAGGGAAAGATATTTATTTGGGAGAAACACGCGCCACCATTCTGAAAGCAGCATTCGAATTATCAAATAGAATTAAAGGAGAAAAAAGAGCAGGTGATAAAAAAATATTTACTCCTGTACATATCTTTGAACACTTTTATGGAAGACTTGCCCATCTTCAACACGAAGAATTTCACGTATTGTTACTCGACAGTGCAAACAATTATATTTCCGACAAGCGCATCACGCAGGGAATACTCAACGCCTCACTCGTTCACCCGAGAGAAGTATTTAGTATCGCAGTTTCAGAACGAGCCGCTTCTATCGTACTTGTTCATAATCATCCTTCGGGAAATACAGAACCCAGTTCTGACGATATACGAATCACAAAACAACTTGTTGAAGCAGGGAAAATAATGGAAATACTTGTTCATGACCACGTAATTATTGCCGGCGATTCATACACAAGTTTTGCGGAGCGACGGTTAATATAA